Below is a genomic region from Henckelia pumila isolate YLH828 chromosome 3, ASM3356847v2, whole genome shotgun sequence.
TTTtctaaatataatatttgttttGTCTTTATAAGTTGAGCCAAATctgaattaaaaattattgatgAGTATATATTGAACTCAAATGCTTATATTGTTGATGAACTCAAATCtggattaaatatttttcataaaaaaaaacagttagaagattttaCTTTTGTTgtgataataaaaaattaaaatttcacaaatagtAATTTTCTTAATTGGTTCGTCTATTTAAGTATTAGTAAAAATTTGCAGAAaataatttgagtttataacaatatatatatttaattaatttggtGTTAAGACTGATAAAATACTGATATCTTCTATGCATGAATTTATACTTTTTCTATGAAGCTTGGATAAATACAAATCAACCCAGttgtaattatattttttgcatagtaattttttttcatatttattcGGTAATAGggaaaaaagattttatttatataataaatttcctcaaaattatgtGGGAGACAAAAAAAATGGAGTGAGATTAAAAAAGAAAATGTCATCGTCAGGTTTGTTAGGAATGGTCAACTAAAGTCCCACATTTGAATCTTAAAGAAAGATCATTGATTAATATATGAAATGATATcttcattgatatgaggtctTTTGGGGGTTCCAAAAGCAAAATCATGAGGGCTTACTCCCAAAATGAACAATATCATACCATTGTGGAGATATCCGGACTCCATTGATTAACAAAATGGATCCGTGAAAAAAGATCTTGAGGGAATGGTCTGATGGAACCAATGTTGGGTGGAATCCTCGGAAACTCAAGGAGAAGAAGTTTGAGGCCCTGATTAAGATCCGGAAAAAAAGCTCTCGAGGGGACGCTCCCGGTAATTCATGTAAGGCGTGTGTCACAACGCATTGAACCCTAAGGGGATGTCTAAGTTGATGAAGTATGTGAACTCTTGGCCAGAGGTCAGGAGTTCAATTCCTCCTACCAAAACTTTCTTGGGCTAGCCTTTCACACagagcttgcctagtgtggtttatccgactaacgtagtttgcaggctattgcgttagttcagAGGTTTATCCGGTGCGCACTGAAAGATAACGGTACTTGCGGGTTCCCACATCATAAAAAACTATTATGTCATATTTGTGTTGTGTTTTCTATTTTCATCATGTtgtaccatttttttttttttttggctgaAACTAGTATGACGTATTAGAAACTCCATCTTGAACATTTGGAGATGCAAAGACAACGTGTATCAGAAGACTGTTAAACTAAATTAAAACACTAGGTACTTCCATTAAAATAATCAGctacattaaatttatttaagaataTTGTCCTTCCACATGCAACACGTACGTCATTTTTTTTAGCTAGTAAAACATTTGAAACAAACTTTTTTATATCAtactaaaaaatttttgtagcACAAATCAATATAACATTAGGAAACTAAGTACACGAAATAAAATCACGCATACATTTATATTGCATTCTTGGACTAACAATATATATGATAAATACATCTTTAGGAAATAATGAGTTTACGGAATGAAATAATATTGGTGTTGTACATTAGTGGCAAACGACTAATTATTAAAACACAAAATGAATAATGGAGGAAAATGAAACTGTCAACTGGACATCATGCTCTGATCATGGCTATTAATCGACTTCATTCTTCAATTTGCACAAAAACCTGCATTATCAGAAAGtgaaatattgtatattttatgagcattaattttattcataatCAAAATAATGTAGTACTTAATTAGTGTGACCTAGATAAGGTTTTGGTCCTCTAATTAGTTACAATTTGGTATGATTGGAATACAttgattttataatatttaatttaatttgatttttgcCCCAACACTGGATGCTAGACGCCAACAAAAATGAGACTAAATTAAATCTTATGTTACTAAAGATATAAATTTAGCTTATAAAAGATGATCAAATATATAAAATGGTAGTTGAACGTACTTAGACAGCACAAGTGTAGCCAGGAGGAGGTGTCTTGCCGCAGTAGACGAGCAGCTGAAGCGCCACGGGAACGTATATTTTAAGATCGAGGGCTTTAATCTTAAGGGTTGTGCACAAGCATGCTGCAGCTTCGGCATCCAGGAGCCCTGATATTATCGGGCAGCACTTGTTCACAGCAGGATCTCCCAACACAATGGAAGCTGCTCCGCCAAGAACACTCGCACACGCACCAAGTTTCAGTGTGTTCACCGGGCAACTCGCCTTCTTATGCGCTGGCGGCGCGCATGGCTTACCTTTCTTTGGCGTGGTGGTCACTGGCGGAAGAGGAACGATTCCGACTATGGGAGTCACGACTCCGATAACGGGAGTGACGATGCCGGTGACGGGAGGGACGACGCCGGTCACGGGCGGCACGGGTAGTTTAGGTCCGATAACGGGAGTGACGATTCCGGTCACCGGAGGGACAATGCCGGTAACCGGAGGGAGGACGCCGGTCACGGGTGGCACGGGTAGTTTAGGTCCGATAACGGGAGTGACGATTCCGGTCACCGGAGGGACAATGCCGGTAACCGGAGGGAGGACGCCGGTCACGGGTGGCACGGGTAGTTTAGGTCCGATAACGGGAGTGATGATTCCGATCACGGGAGGGACAATGCCGGTCACGGGAGGGACGGGGAGTACGGGGACGACGGGAGGCTTGGAACAAGAGCCACACTCGGGTTCAATGGCTCGAGTGGCTGTGGAAATGGAGAGAATATTGGAAAGGAGGAAAAAAGCTAAAATCTTGAATGAGTGTCCCATCTTGAAatgaagttaaaaaaaaaataaaagatgggATTGGCACAAAGGAATGAACGAGAAGTGCATGTGTTATATAGAATGAGCGAGTGTCCAAGTGATGCAATAATACAAAAAACCCTAGAGCCAAACCCATGTGAATATGAAGCAGCTGACAAAATATGCTAGTTGTCACCTACCATGCAAAtacaattaatatataatttcatttattgtttttaatattCAACTTATATTaacttttttattatttcatccatttattgtttttaataatATTCACCTTAGTGCAATATATTTGCCTCGAATCTCAGTTATCTCTTGCTAGAGGATACAGtgcaaaaatttttgtacagcAATTATTGGCGGGCCCATGAGTACTTTctccttatttatttatttatttataacttGCTATGCATATATAAACAATAATATTGCCTCTGGCAAACTCTGTGAACACTCGGTCAATAAAGTGAAAGAATGTTGGATATAATATATTATGTATGTTGCCTAaatttgttatgtggtattgaACTTTTATTCATAAATGATACATCGGAGTTCTCATCTAGCATGCAATAGatgtaatatttatatatatatattaaaattttgagtATTCAATGTATTCTTTCAGTAAAAATTGTCTAATTCATTTAAggtgtttatatttttttttgaacaatggtatcttcttcaatttttggtccggtcaaattAATTTCAGCTATaatcggtttttttttttttttttttgaaaatttgatcaTTTTTTCGACGTGATACTACTGGTCATGGTCATGTGGAGCTGACTTGACACTCGCATTCTAATGGAAAATGACtataattaattatcaaaatttgaaaGATACGATACTAAGACTCTATTTTGACAACAGTACcgcaaacaatgaaaatcacaATATTACCCTACATTTCTGAAGTTACATTGACAGCTTCTTCGAGAACTTAAAGTATGTGAACATTGTGAAAAACTCTGATAGTAATTACCTGATACAAAAGGCATCATGACTAGCTAATTCTAACTATATTCGTTCACAGTCTAAGTTTTGTGGACGAGTTTCACATTAGGTCACATTGACATTTCATCCCTAGCAACATCTATGTAAAATTCGCCGTTGGCAAAGGCCCGTCGACCCACCAAAAACCTGAATAACGAAGAATATTGTGCTCGCGACAATTTGTCACGTCGAGCTTGTTGAGCATCGACTATCAAACTGCTTATGAGCTAGCTTAGGTTTTGTTTCCGTTCGGTTGACTTGTTGTCCTCTGATTGTTTGCATTATTCGGGATATATCTAGAATTTCAACGACAATATATATCATAGCAAAGTTTTTCTTAGCTATCCATATCTCCTTAACCTTTTAATGCTAAGTTCCAACAGCTAAAACCGTAAAACTGACAATGgtaaatattacaattttattctaaattaaaaaaaaaaaattaagaagaaaGAAAACTGGATCATAACGAGGCCTAGCTACTTTTGGGAGCAACGGGCTAGCCATATCTCCTCGTAGGGAGGGATTCAAATGGGGGCCCGTGATTGCACCCGTCCCCTCAACTTTGTTAATTCTCTAGTATGTTAGTCTCTAGATTTACAATAACAGTAATTTTTTCGAATATTTACACACACCACTTCTTCATTcgataaaaaatcattttgacccttttttattaaatttcttGGCTCCGTTTCTGTCTCCTCGATCTTTTAATGCTTAAATTCCAACAGCTAAAACCCTAAAACAgacaattttaaatattgtaattttgttaaaaaataaataataagaaAGAAACTGGAACGAAGCCTAGATACCAGAAATTATATCGGGGGACCCTTACATGCATGCAACTTTATTAAGCTAGCTAGTTGTTTTTTTGTCCATTTTCTATACCGAATTTTAGGGCCAAACCCCTAAAAGGACATTTCAGTGACCAATTACTTTTGTGTAATGTCATCATAAACTTAAAAAATAGTATcgtcgatatatatatatatatatatagtatctGATGTGTATTGGTAtttatagaaataattaaattgGGGTACAGATTAGGTgtattaaaaataagttcaagtTCATTGAGCTCATGGTGCTTAGGCCCAGGAAGAAAGTCCATATATTTGGAGGGTCCATGACCCATTAACCAAAAAACTCTATAAATAGAATACTTCGCCCCATTTTTCTCATTATCTCAATTTATGTTCTAAAAGCTCTCTAGTTTTTACGACTGCATATTTTGAGTGGATTGCTGACTTGAGCATCGGAGGGTTTTTGTCGAGCATCCCCCGACGTCTCTAACCTCATTTCATGACGCAGGTGACGACACTAGTTTTGCTGGATTGGATACGTAAGGAGCACTTGGTTTCCTAAATCTGTGGTTTAATCTAACTAACTAGAGCACGCGGAAGACCGTCTTCACGGTAACAAAGTTTCGTGTAGCATCCGTAtcatacaaaaaaattattttatttttatgtattataATTAAGTGAAACAAAATTTGAGAGTAATTTAAGCGCTAGAAAGCTCATTAGGTTCCAAaaattggaatttttttttaatgaaaaaagtAATTTATGCTTGTTAATTATAAACTGTCGATttcgaaaaaattaaaattgagcGAGGTTGGGTTCGTAAGAAAGCTTGCGTCACGAATCCTAGCTTGGTCGGTAAAACTCAAGCTCGATCAAATGATCAGCTCATATGCAGACACCTGAGGTACTGAAACCCAAGAGAATCGCCTTAAGTCCCATCTAGCTCTGGACTTGTATACAGTATATCTATatgaattattaatttattgtcAAGCGCTTGCTATAAGTAATTAATGCACCTCGACTCacatagaatatatatatacccTAAACCACACGgtaaagaaataaatatatataataataactgagtttttgccACCGCCAAAAATGAGTTGCtaaaaatgaataaattttTACCATAAAAATACATTACACATCTATGATAAACAATCTCATGATATCAGAATTCCAAaaacaaatcattcaaaaaactTTGTTGCCCAAAACgataataaaatttgttttaagaTGATTAACTAATTCTTTGGCGATAATATAtcgataataaaatatattttgaatgaaATTATACTAACAACTTTGATTAATGAAgtgattaattataaaaaaatatatacatgcccataattaaatttaagatatttttatGAATTCTAAATTATCATTGTAATTCACTCATGtctataattaaatttaagacATTTTTATGAATTCTCAATTATCATTATAATTCATTGATATAATTTCTGTAAGAGATTATAAATTCTAAAACTTCATAAGCATAAAACATTTTCACGCacgactaaaattaaaaatattaattaataattaataacattaaaaacaccatataatgtttaaaaaatttatacgaGATAATTTACAAACTAATTTGGCAAGATTACGTAATTTGatgtatttatatacatatttatagaATTCCTTAATCTTGAAAGAAATtataattacatatatataatttcgtAATCTTGAAAGAAATTACAGTAactattttgaaaattacacTAACtaaggccccgtttggtttcaaaagtcaggccaaaaaaacacttttttaagtgcttttcatttaataaagtgtttggCTGACCAGAAAAGAATAAgcactttttaaagtcaaaattagagctttttcaaaagccaaaaattatagcttaaaaaagtgtttttttaaaaaaatgtctacaaaatccaaacgaGGCCTAATTCACAACCATATATATGTAAATTTGACTTGATAATTTTGAAAGAAATTACACTTATTATAATTCATTGATAATATTTCTGTAAGAGATTATAAATTCTAAAACTTCACAAGCATACAACATTTTCATGCacgactaaaattaaaaatattaattaataattaataacattaaaaactccatataaatgttaaaaaaattatacgaGATAATATTTACAAACCAATTTGGCAAGATTATGTAATGTGATGTATTTATATACATAATGTGatgtatttatatacatatttatataattcCTTAATCTTGAAAGAAATTACACTTactattttgaaaattacatTTACTAATTCACAAAAACATATATGTAAATTTGACGTGATAAGTTTGAAAGAAATTACACTTACTATTTTTGAGTGAAAATTTGCTTTCCAAAACAACCAACCATTCCTAAAAATATGTAATAATACCACATCTAGTTTTCGAAAAGAAAATacgataattaaaatatacaaAATTTCAGCATTCGTACATTCACATTCacatttatattaatattaatattatataaatataaatcgtTAAGTATATTTACTTTCCTACATATGTAATAAGTCCACAtctattttccaaaaataaaaaatagtaattTCGAGAGtagtaaattcaaaatttttaataatgcaataaattaatatataaatatgatgtATAGTGCAAGAAATCTGACATAACATTTGTTTTTCAATAGAATAAACACATCTCAATTGCAATGGAACCACTTTTTAAAGTTATTCGTGAACTAGATCCTTTACAATGGAATACTGTGCTCAAAGTAAGGTCAACATTGCTATAATCCGTCTccgtataaaaataaaaaaaagaaaatgaaatcATGGAATGCATATTTCAAGATGTTTAGGTATAAATAAAGTTTTTGCGATTTATATCCatcttttatatatttttcggtttttttaattttttatagatttttcaaggaacaatatttataatttataataggtaaaattgtttttttggtcctgtatgtttatcattttgcgatttcagtcctttatattttcagatttcagttttagtccgctatctttatttttttggcaattttagtcattttttcgacgtggcgctgacgtggcatcaattcagtgctgatgtggagctgacgtgtacagtgccacgtaagcatttttgaataaaaaagaccaaaattgccaaaaatctgaacatgtaggactaaaattgaaatgtaaaaaacatataggaccaaaatcacaaagtgacaaacatagaTGACTAAAGTTGCAATTTTCCCTTTATAATATCAGGAAACACGATTTATAATTTTTTCagggatttttttattttttctcgaTTTATATCTATGTTCTATATATTTTTGGTTAACATTAGATGGAttccatgtatatatattttcttagGTTATCATGCACTTTATGGGAAATTATGTTGATTAAATgatcaaaattttcaatatcAATGTTGATGAGCTGGTGATTGTGGTTCTTTAAATGTGTCATGCAAGAATATACAAGGGAGAAGTAAGCGTTTTCACTACATTTCATGTCACAAAATTGATATTAAATGATGAATTCGAGGTAATAAGTGCATTTCAAAACAGGTATTGTTATTCTTTTATTActtctttttttaaatttttttttaataaattagttttttttgaGAGATTAATAAATTAGTTTTGGTTCTTTAcataaagattttttttaggATCATCTCCGTCCATACTCCAACACAATCATTCAGCACCATGTCATTGCCATTTTCCCAAACTATTGTGGATGAACTTAGCAATTCAAAGGATATTTTCAGGACTATAGAACAATTGTACAAAAGCGATGATGtataattaaatataactaGCATTTTGGGTAAATTTAATTACTTTATTTACTTCTACTTTTAATAGGTTGGTAGTTTTTTGGTATATGCAAAAATTGTTTCCGTGGAGTCTAATGGGAATTGGCGGTATATTTCATGCAAAAAATGTCCTAAGAAAGTCAATGCAATTGGGAAAAAATTTTATTGTGAAAAGTGTGACAATTTTGATACTCAAGAAAATATGAGGTTTGCTCCATTACAATGACAATATATTTCATAATGTGTATTTTGCTCTGATAATATTTTATCAAGTTCTAACAGTAAGCAAGCTGCAAAACCTCTTCGTCAAATAGCCAAAAATTCATTATAGATAGTTTTTCTCCATTATTTAAAGGCTGGTAATGACCAATTAGTGACGGGCCAATAACTCAACAAATGGCCCATCAAACGGCCCAATTTTCTATTTCAATATAGTCTGTCCAATATTTTTCTACGTTCCTTAAAGTTTACGATAACGTGgcatttatatattattattattattattagtgtaAATTAGTGTTCAATCAGTGAAATCAAACATAAGTATATGCTCAGTCCTTTGtcagaaaaaaaattgtttaaacTCCTTACGTTCACATATTTTTTTTCGGATAAAAgtcggtacaaaacattgaaaatatggtacgaaAACATGATATTCGAGcactaattgttcaagatcaggtataaaaaataagattttgagtataaaaccTAAACATATTTATCAATATGAACTTGCAACATatttttaaatactaaaaaatcataaaaattcggtacaaaacattgaaaatgtgGTAGAAATACATGATATTTAAGCACTAATAGTTCAAGATTGG
It encodes:
- the LOC140890901 gene encoding uncharacterized protein yields the protein MGHSFKILAFFLLSNILSISTATRAIEPECGSCSKPPVVPVLPVPPVTGIVPPVIGIITPVIGPKLPVPPVTGVLPPVTGIVPPVTGIVTPVIGPKLPVPPVTGVLPPVTGIVPPVTGIVTPVIGPKLPVPPVTGVVPPVTGIVTPVIGVVTPIVGIVPLPPVTTTPKKGKPCAPPAHKKASCPVNTLKLGACASVLGGAASIVLGDPAVNKCCPIISGLLDAEAAACLCTTLKIKALDLKIYVPVALQLLVYCGKTPPPGYTCAV